The genomic interval ACGTAGACGTTCACGTCGCCGGCGGCGCGCAGCGGGTTGTCGGGGTCGAATCCGGAGAAGGTCAGGACGGTCATGCCGATCCGGCGCGCGACCGCGACGGTGTTGAGGATGTTGCGCGACGTGCCGCCGCTGCTGATCGCGATGAGCACGTCGCCCGGGCGGGCGTAGCGATCGAGCGCCTGCGCGAAGGCGTGCTCGTAGCCGTAGTCGTTCGCGAGCGTCGTGATGGTCGGCGTGCCGGAGAAGGCCATCGCGCGCAGGCCGGCGTTCTTCGTCAGGTCGATCGTCATGTGCTCGGCGATAGCCGCCGAGCCTCCGTTGCCGACGAGGAAGACCGTGGCGCCCGATCCCCGCGTCGCCTCGATGATCCGGACGCACTCGACGAGCGCGTCGCGTTGAGCGGGGTCGTCGAGCACATCGCGCACGCATATCTCGAAACCCTCGAAGTACCCGTCGAGGTACTCAGGCGTAGTGTTCGCCATCGCGCATCCTTCCACCGAGATAGGTCTCCTCGTACATGTCGCAACAGCGGTCGAGGGCGGCCATCGCTTCCGGCCCCGCGGTCAGCGCCGCGAACCTGCGGCGCACCTCGAGCTCGTCCGCCTCGGTCGCGCCCTGGGCCGGCGGTTCCCAGCCGCAGCGCTCGTAGATGTCGAGCCTGATCCCCTCGCCCCATCTCGCGCGGGGCACGTTCTGCTTGCGCAGCATCCTCAGCGTCACCTCGTCCGAGCGCGTGCCGAGCGCGTCCTCGATCTCGGCTAGGTAAGGCGCCGGCTCGACGACGAACCGCTCGAACGGGATGGTCACGATGCGGGCGCCGTAGCGCGCCTTCAGCGTCGCCTTCGTCTCCTCGGTGAGCGCGGTAAGCCGGTCGACGGCGTGTATCGCCCGCTCGGTCTCGTTCGAGCGCGCGAAGAGGTCCTCCCAGCCGACGGTGTAGCACGGCACCTCGCCGCCGTCGCCGTGGGCGACGTAGACGTCGAAGTCGCGCGGGTCCGCCACGAGCGAGGCCATGTTCAGCGCCTGCTGCTTGAGCATGTAGAGCGGGTGGCGCACGACCTCGAGGAGGACGGCCCGCTCGCCGAGTGCGGCGAAGACCGGCTCCGCGAACGCGAGGAGCTTGTGCGTCGTGAGGTGAAGGATCGGCCGCTCGTCGCGGATGCGCGCGGGGACCGCCTCGTCACCGGCGGCGAAGAGGCGCTCGAAGTAGCGCCACCGCCGAGGCGCGCGCCACGCGCTCGAGAGGTCGCGGGGGCGGAAGTTCGTCTCGCGGGACATCATCGTGTCGTAGAGACGCAGGTCGGTCTGGAGCCCGACCATCGCCGCGGCGGCGTCGAGGGTGATCTTGCCCAGCGAGTGCAGGTCGCAGACGTGCTCGATCGCATACGCGTACGTCAGCAGCTCGACGCGCGGCATGGCCGCGACGATCGGCGAGAGCATCGTCTTGCCGCAGCCGGGGAGACCGTCGACGAAGACGACCTTCTCGGCGAGGTGGCCGCGGCGTACGACCTCTATGTCCGTGACTGCGGGCACTTCCGCGCTCCCTTAGAGGTTCTCGACCCGGTGGCGCAGCTTCCACTCGCCGCCGTCGCGCACCCATAGGTGCGGCGAGCGGGCCTTGTCGCACAGCTCGTCGAACTCCTCGAGCGTCATGCCGATGTGCTCCATGACCTCGGCGATGTAGCGCTGCGGCTTCTCTCCGTCGAAGCGGTGGACGAGCGCGACGGCCTCCTCGCGCGTGAGGTGCTTGTTGCGCACCTCCTGGCTCGAGTCGTAGGTGGCGCGCCCGAGGCCGAACTTCATGAACGTCGTGTAGTAGTGGAGGTCGTCGATCTTGTCGTCGATCGAGTTGTACTTGCTGTACGTCCCCTCCGTGCGGAACGGACGGGCCTTGAAGCCCGTGTGCTCGACGGCGTAGTAGTAGGACTCCTGCGGCGTCCACTTCAGGTAGTAGCCGAGGTAGTGGACCTCGATGTTCGAGCGCTCGATCTCCTCGACGGGCGGGGGCAGGTAGATCATCAGGTCGTTCATGTCGACGCCGAACTTGGAGCGGAGCTCCTCGATCGAGACCCCGCCGAGGTACATCTCGTCGAGGTGCTCCATCGTGTAGTAGCTCTTGTCCCGCAGCGAGGACGTGTTGTCGGCGAGCGGGTTGCCGTACTCCGCCTCGTTCTCGCCGTAGAAGATGAGCTCGATGCCCCACTTCGCCGCGATCTTCGGACCGAGGTTCTTCTGCCCGAGGATGAAGGTCTGGAACGGGTGCAGCAGGTTCTGGATGGAGAGACGCGTGAGAAGCTTCTGCACGCGGCCGTTGGGCTTGAACGAGATGTTGTCGAAGCCGCCGACCTCGATCCAGTTCGTGAAGTTCTTGTAGCCGTAGTCGGTGTAGAGGATCGGCGGCCACGTGCACGTGAGCGGGTGCATGCCGTACTTGTACTTGAGGACGTGCGCCTGGTAGGCGGAGTCCTTACCGCCCGAGCCAGGGACGAGACAGTCGTAGGAGCCGTCCGTCTTGCGGTAGCGGTCGCAGAGCTCGACGAGCTCCCTCTCGCGCGCCTCCCAGTCGATGAGCTCCTTCTGCTCGGCGTGGCGGCAGGCGTCGCAGATGCCCTCCTCGTCGATGTGGAGGGTGGGCGCCTTGCGGTCCTTCGTGTGCTTGAACTCGGGGAAGGACGAAGGGCGCTGGTTGCTCATGACGCAGCGCTTGCAGAAGACGACCTCTTCGGGCAGACCGCAGTACGTCTCGAGCTTCTCGGACACCGTCCAGACCTCCTAGAGGGACTCGCGCGGGGCGAGCGCCGCCGCGAAATCGGAGTAGACGCGCAGGCCATCCGGGCCGCTGCGCTCGGGATGGCACTGGCACGCGAACACGTTACGATACCGCAGCGCCGAACAGAACGTCACGTCGCCGTAGCGCGTGCGGGCGAGCACGTCGGCTGCGCCCGCGGGGCTGACCACGAAGGAGTGGACGAAGTACATCGCGGTACCGTCGGCGAGGCCTTCGAACCACGTCCCCGCCCACGCGTCGGACCCGTCCGCGCGCGGCTCGCGCATCAGCGCGTTCCAGCCCACCTGCGGCACCTTCAGCACGCGGTCGCCGTCTCTAGGCGCGCCGAGGTGGACGACCTCGCCCGGGACGAGCCCCAGGCCCTCGTGCTCGCCGAACTCGTGGCTGACCTCCATCAACAGCTGGAGGCCGAGACAGATACCGAACAGCGGCGTTCCCCGCTGCGCCACCTCGCGCAGCGCGGTGTCCATCCCCAGGTCGCGCAGGGTGACCATCGCGTCGCCGAAGGCGCCGACGCCCGGCAGGATCACGGCGTCGGCGGCGAGCACCGCGTCGCGGTCGGCGGTGATCTCGGCGTCGAGGCCCACATGGGAGCACGCGTGCTTCACGCTGAAGAGGTTGCCCATGCCGTAGTCGACGATGGCGACCTTCGCGCCTCTCTCAGGCATGCGCGGCCTCCTTCGGCACGTACCGGCATGGGACGCCGTTCTCGCTCAGGTGGCGCTTGACGTCCTCGATGCTCGAGGGCGTGATCTTCGCGAAACCGGCGCGACGGCCGGAGAGGTACTCGACGTTGCCCTCGACCGCGAAGGTGTCCTCGTCGCAGACGCCGAGGCAGCCGTAGTGGAGGATCGAGGCCATGCTCACGGCGTCGGCGCGTCCGTCGACGACGACCTCCCTCACGTGCTCGGGACTCCCCGCCCCGCCGCACGCGATCACGGGGATCGGCACCGACTGTGCGATGCGGCGCGTGAGCTCGAGGTCGAAGCCCTCGCCCGTGCCCTCGCGGTCGATCGACGTGACCATGAGCTCCCCCGCGCCGAGCTCGGCCGCGCGAAGCGCCCACTCGTAGGCGTCGAGGCCGGTGCTCTCGCGCCCGTTGTCCGTGTGCGCCTCGTACGTGCCGTCCGGTTGCCGGATGGCCTCGATGGAGACGAGGATCGTCGACGAGCCGAAGCGCTTCGCGGCCTCGCGCACGAGGTTGGGATCGGCGATCGCCGCGGTGTTGAGCGAGACCTTGTCGGCGCCGGCGCGCAGCGCGGTGCGGATGTCGTCGAGCGAACGGAGCCCGCCTCCGACGGTCAGCGGGATGAAGATCTCCTTGCTCGTGCGCTCGATGATGTCGAGCAGGCTGTTGCGGCCGTAGAGGCTGGCGACGACGTCCATGTAGACGAGCTCGTCGGCGCCGTGCTCGTAGTAGTGACGCGCGTAGACCTCGGGCTTGCCCAGCACGCGCAGTCCCTCGAGGTGGATGCCCTTGACGAGGTTCGGCCCCTTGATGTCGAGGCGCGGGATGATGCGGACGTTCACCGGCCGTCTCCTCGCCACGGCGCGCCGGCGAGCAGCAGCTCCGCGATGCGCCAGTCGAGAGGCTCGTCGATGTCGACGCTGCGCTCGCGGGGCATCACGACCACCCTGCTGCGCTCGAGGACGACGCGGCGCTTCTCGCGCAGGACGGCGGGAGGCCACGCGTAGATCGACGAGTTGAGGTCGTAGACCGGCGGCGCGGCCTGGCGCGTGGAGAACGAGCCCGCCTTGACGAGGTGCGCGTAGCCGTCGGCGTCGAGCTCGACCATGTTGAAGTAGGGGTTGCGGTACGCCTCGGCGACCGTGAAGACGCTCTCGGCGCCGGTGTCCACGAGCGTGCGGACGACCTCGTCGATGTCGGAGACCGCCCGCAGCGGCGTGGTCGCGTGGAGCAGGAGCAGCACGTCGAAGGCGTACCCGTCGGCCTCGGCCCAGTCCATCGCGTGGAGCAGCACGTCGATCGTCGACGCCGAATCGGTCGCGAGCTCGGCCGGGCGCACGAACGGCACCTCGGCGCCCCACTCGCGAGAGACCGAGGCGATGTCCTCGTCGTCGGTGGAGACGATCACGCGGTCGACGGTCTCGGCGGCGAGCGCGGCCTCGATGGAGTAGGCGATCAGCGGCTTGCCGTGCAGCGGCTTCACGTTCTTGCCGGGCACGCCCTTGCTGCCGCCGCGCGCCGGGATGACGCATAGCACCTTCGAGCCCTTATACATCGCCGCCACCACTTTCGTGACCATCCTCGAGCAGCCGCAGAGCCCACACGCCGTCCTCGAGCGAAGCGAGGCCCCCGCCGCGTCCGCGCGTCGCGAGGAACTCCGCCGTCTCGGCGACGTATGTGGCCGCCATGTCGAACAGCGCGGGGTCGGTCAGAAGCGTCTCGACGCCGTCGATGACGATGCGAGTCCGCTTCCCGGCGAGGTCGCATTCGATCTCGCCGTTCGAGCCGACGATCCTCACGCGCCGGCGGGTGCCTTTCTCCAGGTAGTCGAGATGGACGCTGCACGCGAATCCGGAGGCGTACGCGTACATGCCCTCGAAGACGTCCTCGGAGTCGATCTCGAGCTCGCTCGCCCGAGCGCACAGCACCTTCCAGTGCGCCGGGTCTCCGAAGAAGAAGCGCATGCAGTCGAGCTCGTGCGAGAGGTCGAGAGCGACCCCGCCGCCGCGGTCGGAATGCGCGCTGTAGGTCTCGCGGTAGTCGCGGCCCGCGCGCCAGTCCGGCAGGTACTGGCCGACCTCGAAGCGGGCGAAATACAGGCGCCCGAGCGCCCCGCTCGCGACGATGTCGCGCACGCGGCGCAGCGCGGGCAGCAAGCGCATGTTGTACGCGACGGCGACCCCGGCGCCCGAGCGTGCCGCGGCGTCGCGCAGCGCCTCGACGCCCTCGGTCGACGCGGCGAGCGGCTTCTCGACGAGGAGGTCGACGCCCCTCTCGGCGAGCGCGACCGCGGCGGCGAGATGCCCCACCGTGTCGTTGGCGACCACCGCGACGTCGCCGAAGGCGGCGTCCAGCGAACCGGCGACGCTCACGCGCGGGTCGCCGCCGAAGTGCTCGCCACAGCCCGCGTACGAGCTCACGACGGTGACCTTGTCCGCGCCCGCGTCGAGCAGGTTCGCGACGTGGCGGCGGCCTATCGAGCCGCAGCCGACGACGATGGCGCGCACGGCGTCCACGCTCACCACGCCGTCCATCCGCCGTCGACGACGAGGTCGTGCCCCGTCACGTACGACGACGCGTCCGAGACGAGGAAGACCGCGGCCCCGACGAGCTCGTCGGGACGCGCCATGCGGCCCAGCGGGGTGCGCTCGCCATAGCGCTCGACGAACGCTGGGTCCTGCCCGGCGAAGATCCCCCCGGGCGAGAGCGTGTTCGCGCGCACGCCTTCGCGGCCGTAGCGCGTGGCGAGGTATTTGGTGAGGGTGATGAGGCCACCCTTGATCGCGGCGTAGGCGACCGGCATCGTCATCTGTGTGCCCTCGTAGACCGCCCAGGTCGGGCCGACGATGCCGTAGATCGACGCGGTGTTCACGATCGAGCCGCCGCCCGCGGCCGCCATCGCCGCGGCCGCCGCCCTACTCGCGAGGAAGTAGCCGCCGAGGTGGTCGTCGACGTTGCGCTTCCACGACTCGAACGTGACGTCCTCGATGGACGCGCCCCAGTCGGATGTGCGCGGGTAGGCGCAGTTCACGAGGGCGTCGACGCGACCCGCCCCTCCGGCGGCCTCGTCGAGACACGCGAGCACCGACTGCTCGTCGGCGATGTCGAGCGGGAGGTAGCGCACGCCTTGGGGGAGCGCCTCCGGCTCGGCGACGTCGGCGACGACGACCGCCGCGCCGAAGGCCGCGAGCCCCGCGGCGATCTCGGCGCCCAGCAGCCCGCCTCCGCCGGTGACGACGACGGTCTTCCCCTCGCACGAGAACAGGCCGGTGTAATCCATGCCCGACTCCCCCCTCACGCGGTCCCGAACCGCTTGAGCATCTCCTGGAGTTCTTCCCACTGCCCCATGTCGAGCCAGGACTTCTCGGACACGGGGTAGACGCCGACCTTCTTGCCGGCGGCGATGAGATCGTTCACGAGGTCGGTCATGTGGTACATCCGGCCCGCCGGGATGGCGTCGAGCGCCTCCGGCTCGAGGATCGCGAACCCGGTGGAGACGAGGAAGTTGTACTCCGGCTTCTCGTTGATGAGCTTGAGCGTGCCGTTGTCGCCCATGTCGCAGACGCCGTACGGGATGGTGAACTGCTTCATCGAGCCGACGAGCGTGACGATGTCGCCGTGCTCGCGATGGAAACGCGCGATGTCGCTGTAGTCGGCCTCGACGAGCACGTCGCAGTTCGTGACGAAGAAGGTCGACGTCAGGCGGCCGCGCAGCAGGGCGAGACTTCCCGCCGTGCCGAGCGGCTCGTCCTCGACGACGTAGTCCATGTGGTAGTCGTGCTGGAGGTCGGCGAAGTACGCGCGGATGAGGTCGGCCTTGTAGTTGACGGAGAGATGGAAGTCGGTGCAGCCGTACGCGGTGAAGTGCTCGATGATGAGCTCGACGATCGGAGTGTCGCCGATCGGCATGAGCGGCTTCGGGAGCACCTTCGTGAACGGCGCGAGCCGCGTGCCCTCGCCGCCCGCCATGATGACGACCGGCAGGTCGATGTGCTTGTGCTCGGCGATGCGCTTCTCGAACAGGTCCATCCACCAGACCGCGGAGATGACGTGCCCGCCTTCGTCGATGACGGGGAGGCACTCCTTGCGCGTCGTGATCATGGCCTCTTTCGCCTGCTCGATGGTGTAGTCGGCCGGCAACGACCTCGGATGCGTGTTCATGACCTCGTCGAGACAACCGTCAAGGCTCTTGCCAGCCAGGATCCAGCGGCGCACGTCCCCGTCGGTGACGACGCCGATGAGGCGGTCCTCGTCATCGGTGACGATGAGGATGCGCTCGGCGGCGTCATCCATGGCCCGGATCGCCTGCTTGACGGTGAGCCCCGGCCGTATCATCACCTTGCGCACTTTTTCCATGACGGTCTCTCGCTTCCCGCTGCCCGGACCTAGACGGCTTGGCCTGCGAACCGATATGTCCTCATGCCCGGAAACGCCGATGCTATGCGCGCCTCGATCTCGGCGAACTCGGCCTCGGGCACGTCGGCGCTTATCGCGATGGCATCGGCGCCGTTGCGCCCGACGGCCTCGGGGCCGCCTACCTCGATGCCGGCGAGCGTGTCCTTGAGGTACGAATCGCCCTCGTCGACGATCGCGACGATCTCCACTCCCGCGTCTCGCGAAGCGATCACGACGATCTCCGCGAGCTCCGTCGCGCCCCACAGCGCGAGGCGGCGCACACCGTCGGCGGACATCCTGGCGAGGTTGCCGGAGACGCGCGAACGGGCCTCTCGGTAGAAGCCGATGGTGTTGCGCGTCCACTCGACCGCCAGACCGCTCTTGGCGAGGACGCCCTTCTTCGTGAGGTGGTACGAGATGGAGCGGTTGTTCTCGCCGCGAACCTTCACGAGCCCTTTGCGCACGAGGGTGTGGATGCACGCGTTCACGATGCCGAGCGCGACGCCCATGCTCTGGGCGAGCTCGCGCTGGGAGAGGTTGGGATTGCGCTCGATGGCCTCGAGCGTGCGCAGGTCGCGCAGCGCCTCGGTCTCCTTGAGGAAAGCGTTGTCCTTCGACACTGTGCCCATCGCTCCGTCACATCGCCGGGAAGGCCCCGGGCGGACTGTTCGACTTGTGTACGGTCTACTGTTCAGTTACCGAACAATACGATAGTCTTCTGCAGGTGAAGGGTCAAGGCTGGTGTAGAATGAGCAGGGCTTCCGGACGAGGAGGAACGGCGATGGACGCGTCGCGGCGGGGAGTGTTCGAGTCAGGGGCGAAGACCGCGCTCGACGAGCACGATGTGATGGTCGCGGCCCTGCGTCCGCTCGCACCCGCGATCGCCGAGATGGCGGGCATCGTCGCCGACTGCCTGCGCGACGGTGGCCAGCTGCTCGTCTGCGGCAACGGCGGGTCGGCCGCCGACGCCCAGCACATCGCGGCCGAGTTCGTCGGCCGCTTCCTCAAGGAGCGGCGTCCCTGGCCGGCGCTCGCGCTGCACACCAACACCTCGGCGGTCACCGCCATCGGCAACGACTACGGCTTCGAGGAGACCTTCGCGCGCCAGGTGCTCGCACACGGACACCCCGGAGACGTGCTCTGGGCGATCACGACGAGCGGCTCGAGCCCGAACGTCCTGCGCGCGGTCGAGGCGGCGCGCGAGGCCGGGATGCGCGTCGTCGGTCTCTCCGGCGGCGAGGGCGGACCGCTCGCGAGCGCCTGCGACGTCTGCGTGAGCGTGCCGCACGCGAGCACTCCGCGGATCCAGGAGGGCCACATCCTCGTCGGCCACATCGTCTGCGGGCTCGTCGAGGACGAGCTGTGCTCCGAGACGCGCTGATCCTCGCCGGCGGGCTCGGCACGCGCCTCGGCGAGCTCACGCGCGAGACCCCGAAGCCGATGCTGCCCGCGGGCGGCGTCCCCTTCCTCGAGCACGTCGTGTGGAACCTGCGCCGCCACGGCATCGACCGCGTCCGCTTCTCCGTCGGCTACCGCGCCGAGGCGGTCCGCGCGCACTTCGGCGACGGGAGCGCCTTCGGCGTCGAGGCCACCTACACCGTCGAGGACGAGCCGCTCGGCACGGGTGGCGGCTTCCGCCTCGCCGCCGCGGACATGGACGCCGACGAGATGCTCGTCATCAACGGCGACACGCTCTTCGACCTCAACTACCTCGACCTCGCGCTCGCCTGGCGAGACAGCGGCGCCGACGCCGCGCTGGCGCTGCGCGAGGTCGACGACGTCGCGCGCTACGGCAGGGTGCGCCTCGACGGCGCGCGAGTCGCCGGCTTCGACGAGAAGGACGCCGCGGGCGGACCGGGGCTGGTCAACGGCGGCGTCTACGCGCTGCGCCGCTCGCTCGCGGCCGAGCTGCCGGACGGCCGTTCCTCGCTCGAGCGCGACCTCTTCCCGCGCCTGGCGAGCGAGGGACGTCTCGCGGGCCGCGGCTACCGCGGCTGGTTCATCGACATCGGGCTGCCCGAGACGCTGGCCGAAGCCGACGCGGCGATGCGGGCGTGGCGCCGGCGTCCGGCGGTCTTCCTCGACCGCGACGGCGTGATCAACGAAGACTCCGCCTACGTCCACACGCCCGAGGAGTGGCGCTGGACGCCGGGAGCCGTCGAGGCCGTCAAGTGGCTCAACGACGCCGGCTACCTGGTCATCGTCGTGACGAACCAGGCGGGCATCGGGCGCGGCTACTACACCGAGGCGGAGTTCGCCGCCTTCACGCGCTGGATCGGCGAGCGGCTGCGCGAGCGCGGGGCGCACGCCGACGCGACGTACCACTGCCCGCACCACCCCACCGCCGGTGTCGGCGACTACCTGCGGGAGTGCGAGTGCCGCAAGCCCGCGCCGGGCATGCTGCTGCGCGCGATCGCCGAGTGGGACGTCGACGCGGCGGGCAGCCTGCTCGTCGGCGACAAGCCCAAGGACCTCGACGCCGCGACCGCAGCGGGCGTGCGATCGGTGCTCTACTCCGGAGGCGACCTGCTCGCGTTCGTGCGGGAGGCGGTTGGAGGATAGGCTTCTGCTTGCCCTTTTTCCTTCTTTCCGTCATACTGCATCCATGACCAAGCAGAAGACCACCATCTACGTCGATGACGAGCTCCTCCGCGGAGCGCGCATCGTCGCCGCACGCTCTGGCAAGAAGGACTACGAGGTCTTCGAGGAGGCGCTTCGCTCCTACCTCGGCATGGAGACACTCGAGAAAGCCTGGGGCCGGAGCGATCTCACGGAGGACGAGGCGCTCGACCTCGCCTATCGCGAGGTCCACGTCGACCGCTGATGCTGGCGCGCGCCGTCCTCGACCCTGGCGTCCTGGTCGCCGCGCTCCTGTCCCGCGAAGGAGCGCCCGCGCGTCTCGTGACGGCGTGGTTCGACGGCAGTTTCGAGATCGTCACGTCACCCGCGCTGCTCGCGGAGCTCGCGCGCGTGCTCGAGCGGCCCAAGTTCCGGCCGTACGTCTCCGCCGACGAGGCGCGACGGTACGTCCGGCTCTTCGCGCGCGGTGGGCTGCTCTTCGATGACCCGCCGACGGCGCCTTGGGTACCGGCGGACCCCGGTGACGACTACCTGGTCTGCTTGGCGAAGGCCGCTCGCACGAACGCGCTGGTATCCGGCGACGCGCATCTGCTCGCGCTGGTGGACCTCGAACCGCCGGTCATGACGCCGCGGGCATTTCTGGAGAGGGTCGAGCGGTAGCAGGCCTCGGCCCGACGATACCGTGCAATATCACCACTTGCTGTTCAATATGCCAGCTATCGGCCCGCTCAGGAGCGACCTCGACGACTCGATCGTCGCCGATGAGGAGAGACCGATGGACGCGCTGCGGGCCGGGATAGACAGACTGCGATCGCCGTCGGGCATATCTCGCGAGACACCAGCGAAACCGCTGGTGAGGGCGAGATTCCGGGTACCTCTCGGCCCGAGGGGATGACGTCATAGGCAGAAAGAGGCAGTCTGTGCATGTGGATAGTGCAGACTGTCCAATCGTTGTTGGGAAGACCGGCGGCGACCTTGTCTCGCGCAACCGCGTGACGTATCATGTGCATGTCGTGTGTACGTCAGGAGGCTTCACATGAACACCAAACTCACCCTTCGGCTCGATGACAGGCTCATCGAGAGCGCCAAGCGCCATTCCGCAGAGACCGGCAGGTCGATCTCGCAGTTGGTCGCGGACTTCTTCGCCCTGATCGACGCCGATGCTGGGAAAGTCGAGGTCACGCAGCGCGTTCGCTCGCTTCGCGGAGTCCTCGCGGGATCCGGCCTGGACGAGACCGACTACCGGCGTCACCTCGAGGCGAAGTACCGGTGAAGGTGCTCTTCGACACCAATGTGGTGCTCGACCAACTGCTTGAGCGTGAGCCGCACGTTGACTCCGCGGAACAGCTCCTGAGCCTCGTTGATGCCGGACGTCTCGAGGGCCTCATCTGCTCGACGACCGCGACCACGATCCACTACTTGGCCTCCAAGGCCGTAGGGGCGCAGGCTGCGATGGAATTCATCCGCAAGTTGCTGTCGTTCTTGGACGTGGCCTGCGTGGATCGCGAGGTCCTTCGCAGTGCGCTCGATCTCGGATTCGCGGACTTCGAGGACGCGGTGATCCATGAGGCTGCTCGCCTGGCCGGTGCCGCCGCGATCGTGACTCGCAACGGCAGGGACTTCGCGCGATCGGAACTGCCCGTGTTCAGTCCGGCCGAGCTGCTCGCGGCTGTGCAGGCTGAATCGGAGTAGGCCGGCATTCCCAACCATGGCGTCCAGCGGACTGCGCTACACTTGCCGCTGAAGCCACAACCGTTAGGACTACGCCACGGGGGGCCAGTGGAACTGAGGGAGCTCGATCAGGCGGATCGCGTCGCCGTGCGCTCACTCATCCACCGCACTATCGATACCTGCTACCCAGCCGCGTACCCTCCGCGAGCGGTGGCTTTCTTCAAGACGTTCCACTCCGCTGAGGCTATTCAGGAACGCGCAACGGCCGGTCACGTCGTCGTTGTCGCCGAAGACGATCACATCGTGGCGACGGGTGCGGCGGTGGATGGCGAGATCACAGGGGTATTCGTCGTACCGGAACGGCAGGGTGAAGGACTCGGCTCACTGGTGATGGACGAGCTTGAGGCCACCTCGTTCCTGGCTGGGCATCGGGCGGTTCGCCTCAGCGTGTCGCTGCCCTCCCGGGGCTTCTACGAGGGCCGCGGCTACCACATCATCGAGGACTGTTCCATCGACGTCGGCGAAGGGCAACTGCTGGAGTACTGGGAAGCGGAGAAGCCGCTCGCGGGTGAGTCCTAACCAGCGCATCCGGACGGCAAGGAGCGCTAGATTGATGTGAGCGCACCGGCCGCCGCTGATGCGCCCGACGTTGGACCCAACCTCTTGGGTCGTAGACCAGCCGTCACTCCGATGCGCTATACTGTACGGAATAGCGTATGGAAATGGAGGCCGTCATGCCACTGCTTCGCCCCTCGGTTGACGTTCGCGCAGTCACGGAGTTTCGGGCTCACACATCGGCCGTGCTCGATCAGGTTCAGGCCACCAAGCGCCCCGTCATCCTCACACAGCACGGGCGCAGCGCTGCCGTCCTTCTCGATGTAGGCGTGTACGAGGGTCTGGTGGACGAGGTGGCCGTGATTCGCGACATCCGCACCGCGGAGGCTCAACTGGACGCCGGCATGGGGATTCCCCACGAGGTCGTCGAGAAGCGCCTTCGGGAGCGATATCTGAAGTGAGGGTGAAATGGTCCCCGCTCGCGGATGAGCAGGTGGACGACGCCGTCGCATACATCGCCCAGTACAACCTGACGGCTGCGCTGGAGTGGCTCGTGAGGGTTCTTGATCAGGTGAAGCCCCTGTCCCGGTTCCCAGACTCGGGTCGCGTGGTTCCCGAATTGCAGCGTGACGACATTCGGGAGCTCATCGTCAGCCCGTATCGGGTGATGTATCGCCGCAGCGACACGTTGGTGGAGATTGCGGCCGTGCGACACGAGGCCCGCGAGTCCGATCCCGAGGAGATAGCACGGTAGGGTGGGCG from Coriobacteriia bacterium carries:
- a CDS encoding nucleotidyltransferase family protein is translated as MEKVRKVMIRPGLTVKQAIRAMDDAAERILIVTDDEDRLIGVVTDGDVRRWILAGKSLDGCLDEVMNTHPRSLPADYTIEQAKEAMITTRKECLPVIDEGGHVISAVWWMDLFEKRIAEHKHIDLPVVIMAGGEGTRLAPFTKVLPKPLMPIGDTPIVELIIEHFTAYGCTDFHLSVNYKADLIRAYFADLQHDYHMDYVVEDEPLGTAGSLALLRGRLTSTFFVTNCDVLVEADYSDIARFHREHGDIVTLVGSMKQFTIPYGVCDMGDNGTLKLINEKPEYNFLVSTGFAILEPEALDAIPAGRMYHMTDLVNDLIAAGKKVGVYPVSEKSWLDMGQWEELQEMLKRFGTA
- a CDS encoding winged helix-turn-helix transcriptional regulator translates to MGTVSKDNAFLKETEALRDLRTLEAIERNPNLSQRELAQSMGVALGIVNACIHTLVRKGLVKVRGENNRSISYHLTKKGVLAKSGLAVEWTRNTIGFYREARSRVSGNLARMSADGVRRLALWGATELAEIVVIASRDAGVEIVAIVDEGDSYLKDTLAGIEVGGPEAVGRNGADAIAISADVPEAEFAEIEARIASAFPGMRTYRFAGQAV
- a CDS encoding D-sedoheptulose 7-phosphate isomerase produces the protein MVAALRPLAPAIAEMAGIVADCLRDGGQLLVCGNGGSAADAQHIAAEFVGRFLKERRPWPALALHTNTSAVTAIGNDYGFEETFARQVLAHGHPGDVLWAITTSGSSPNVLRAVEAAREAGMRVVGLSGGEGGPLASACDVCVSVPHASTPRIQEGHILVGHIVCGLVEDELCSETR
- the gmhB gene encoding D-glycero-beta-D-manno-heptose 1,7-bisphosphate 7-phosphatase encodes the protein MLRDALILAGGLGTRLGELTRETPKPMLPAGGVPFLEHVVWNLRRHGIDRVRFSVGYRAEAVRAHFGDGSAFGVEATYTVEDEPLGTGGGFRLAAADMDADEMLVINGDTLFDLNYLDLALAWRDSGADAALALREVDDVARYGRVRLDGARVAGFDEKDAAGGPGLVNGGVYALRRSLAAELPDGRSSLERDLFPRLASEGRLAGRGYRGWFIDIGLPETLAEADAAMRAWRRRPAVFLDRDGVINEDSAYVHTPEEWRWTPGAVEAVKWLNDAGYLVIVVTNQAGIGRGYYTEAEFAAFTRWIGERLRERGAHADATYHCPHHPTAGVGDYLRECECRKPAPGMLLRAIAEWDVDAAGSLLVGDKPKDLDAATAAGVRSVLYSGGDLLAFVREAVGG
- a CDS encoding putative toxin-antitoxin system toxin component, PIN family, with amino-acid sequence MLARAVLDPGVLVAALLSREGAPARLVTAWFDGSFEIVTSPALLAELARVLERPKFRPYVSADEARRYVRLFARGGLLFDDPPTAPWVPADPGDDYLVCLAKAARTNALVSGDAHLLALVDLEPPVMTPRAFLERVER
- a CDS encoding DUF6364 family protein, which gives rise to MNTKLTLRLDDRLIESAKRHSAETGRSISQLVADFFALIDADAGKVEVTQRVRSLRGVLAGSGLDETDYRRHLEAKYR
- a CDS encoding PIN domain-containing protein; the encoded protein is MKVLFDTNVVLDQLLEREPHVDSAEQLLSLVDAGRLEGLICSTTATTIHYLASKAVGAQAAMEFIRKLLSFLDVACVDREVLRSALDLGFADFEDAVIHEAARLAGAAAIVTRNGRDFARSELPVFSPAELLAAVQAESE
- a CDS encoding GNAT family N-acetyltransferase, which gives rise to MELRELDQADRVAVRSLIHRTIDTCYPAAYPPRAVAFFKTFHSAEAIQERATAGHVVVVAEDDHIVATGAAVDGEITGVFVVPERQGEGLGSLVMDELEATSFLAGHRAVRLSVSLPSRGFYEGRGYHIIEDCSIDVGEGQLLEYWEAEKPLAGES
- a CDS encoding type II toxin-antitoxin system Phd/YefM family antitoxin; its protein translation is MPLLRPSVDVRAVTEFRAHTSAVLDQVQATKRPVILTQHGRSAAVLLDVGVYEGLVDEVAVIRDIRTAEAQLDAGMGIPHEVVEKRLRERYLK
- a CDS encoding type II toxin-antitoxin system RelE/ParE family toxin; translation: MKWSPLADEQVDDAVAYIAQYNLTAALEWLVRVLDQVKPLSRFPDSGRVVPELQRDDIRELIVSPYRVMYRRSDTLVEIAAVRHEARESDPEEIAR